A genomic segment from Saprospiraceae bacterium encodes:
- a CDS encoding DUF6435 family protein, giving the protein MMFGLFKKDPAKKLEKKYLALMEEAMLIQRSGDIKAYSAKVAEAEEVMKEMEKMKAGDEK; this is encoded by the coding sequence ATGATGTTTGGATTATTTAAAAAGGACCCTGCTAAAAAATTGGAGAAAAAATACCTTGCCCTGATGGAAGAGGCGATGCTCATACAAAGAAGTGGTGATATAAAAGCTTATTCTGCCAAGGTTGCCGAAGCAGAGGAGGTCATGAAGGAAATGGAAAAGATGAAAGCGGGGGACGAGAAATAG
- a CDS encoding PDZ domain-containing protein: MNRLNSVLFLLLLHLPFIIYSQQTDCEDTRAFLGVNSENISKKKAKLLGFENPYGNYITSIIDHTAAAAAGLLPFDYIYGIDNYTADSNEDLTSMLSHYKSGDEVILHFKRGSQSMSQLVTIGNRSNKRQSPRGSEQDPQLGISEMEENQDEIGVAVSVSNQSTAAEIGLIDGDLITAINGHPIIDWSDVTTAINAMEVGQTIDVEYEREGKLLRGSGPIKSRAETKQIQTTNRTYTSQNAGAFLGIYSNTLSPEKAKKLGFENQYGSYVSQVIGNTAAERAGIQPFDYIYGVEEYRTGSRQSLSHILQKYEPGDNATIYYIRKSKERTSNVTFGSRSEAVYQEVDKCEEPFFGVSGDHTKRWDQGVPVNIISNSTAASLGMQDGDVILTINEYPIIDWEDISVAVDNLKVGQNIKVTYLRNNREATGIQAIKSYCETKGLSGINDFKYEFNKDLAFPGLEKNTEDRTFKAVDFSNVKVAIQDMNQEETTQLRNNHGIILNKSDILSVNNLKLSAKPEKGLFKLSFYLPESGSTRIQIFNTAGRTIYDYDLGNYSGNFEDEVDISQNGASSYFLTVSQNNKTLARKVVLQKN; encoded by the coding sequence ATGAATCGCCTTAATAGTGTATTGTTCCTTCTACTTCTCCATCTTCCTTTTATAATCTATTCACAGCAAACCGATTGTGAAGATACCCGAGCTTTCCTTGGTGTAAACTCAGAAAACATCTCAAAAAAGAAAGCAAAGTTACTTGGATTTGAAAATCCTTACGGAAACTATATCACTTCTATCATTGACCATACCGCAGCAGCAGCAGCTGGCTTATTGCCCTTCGATTACATTTATGGTATCGATAATTATACAGCTGATAGCAATGAGGACCTGACTTCTATGCTCAGTCATTATAAAAGTGGGGATGAGGTCATCCTTCATTTCAAACGAGGAAGCCAATCCATGTCGCAACTTGTCACTATTGGCAATCGGTCTAATAAACGCCAATCCCCTAGAGGAAGCGAACAAGACCCCCAATTAGGTATTTCCGAAATGGAGGAAAACCAAGATGAAATAGGTGTTGCTGTTTCGGTATCTAATCAATCTACTGCGGCAGAAATTGGCTTAATCGATGGCGATTTGATTACCGCTATTAATGGCCATCCTATTATAGATTGGTCCGATGTGACAACGGCTATCAATGCAATGGAAGTAGGCCAAACCATTGATGTTGAATACGAAAGGGAGGGGAAATTGCTACGCGGAAGTGGCCCTATCAAATCCAGGGCTGAAACCAAGCAAATCCAGACGACAAACAGAACCTATACCAGCCAAAATGCAGGAGCTTTTCTCGGCATCTATTCTAATACCCTTTCGCCTGAAAAAGCTAAAAAACTGGGATTTGAAAATCAATATGGAAGTTATGTCAGCCAGGTAATTGGCAATACCGCCGCTGAACGTGCTGGTATTCAGCCATTCGATTATATATATGGCGTAGAAGAATATAGAACGGGATCTCGTCAAAGCTTGAGCCACATCCTACAAAAATATGAACCTGGGGACAATGCGACTATTTATTATATCCGCAAAAGCAAAGAACGCACGTCGAATGTCACTTTCGGAAGTCGGTCAGAAGCCGTTTACCAAGAAGTGGATAAATGCGAGGAGCCCTTTTTCGGTGTTTCTGGTGACCATACAAAGCGCTGGGATCAAGGTGTCCCCGTTAATATTATTTCCAATTCGACGGCCGCATCCTTAGGCATGCAGGACGGTGATGTCATCCTGACCATCAATGAGTATCCAATCATCGATTGGGAAGATATTAGCGTTGCTGTTGACAATTTGAAAGTAGGGCAAAACATAAAAGTAACTTACCTACGTAACAATCGAGAAGCAACAGGCATTCAAGCAATTAAGTCTTATTGCGAAACCAAAGGTCTGAGTGGCATTAACGATTTTAAATATGAATTTAATAAAGATTTAGCGTTCCCTGGTCTTGAAAAAAATACTGAAGATAGAACGTTTAAAGCAGTGGATTTTTCCAATGTAAAAGTTGCCATTCAGGATATGAATCAAGAAGAAACGACCCAACTCCGAAATAATCATGGAATCATTTTGAATAAATCCGATATCCTGTCAGTCAACAACTTAAAGCTTAGTGCGAAACCAGAGAAAGGTTTATTTAAATTAAGTTTTTACCTTCCTGAGAGCGGCAGCACCCGCATACAGATTTTCAATACCGCTGGCCGTACCATTTACGATTATGATTTAGGTAATTATTCCGGGAATTTTGAAGATGAAGTCGATATTTCTCAAAATGGGGCGAGCAGTTATTTCCTGACGGTTTCTCAAAATAATAAGACCCTGGCAAGAAAGGTTGTGCTTCAAAAAAATTAA
- a CDS encoding phytanoyl-CoA dioxygenase family protein, which produces MNKVSVDLSVLNSPFRLSEEQIQFFRENRYIKLKEVFPADILAYFGQTIADKVRELNTMHLPMEERDTYSKAFLQIMNLWREDEDIKQFVFGKRLAKIATDLMGVSGVRLYHDQALFKEPGGGITPWHADQYYWPLANEHTVTVWIPLQATPLEMGPLEFSSKSHQLREGRDLKISDDSEMVIDEILANAHFEHIIEAFDLGEVSFHAGWLYHRAGANKSDQMRQVMTIIYMDQDIRLKAPSNENQQADWDTWCPGAQIGEIVNTPLNPVLYSKE; this is translated from the coding sequence ATGAATAAAGTCAGTGTTGATTTAAGTGTTTTGAATTCACCCTTTAGGCTTTCGGAAGAACAAATTCAGTTCTTTCGTGAAAACAGGTACATCAAACTCAAGGAGGTGTTTCCTGCTGACATTTTGGCCTATTTTGGGCAAACTATTGCAGATAAGGTAAGGGAACTAAATACCATGCATTTACCTATGGAGGAAAGAGATACCTACAGTAAGGCCTTTTTGCAAATCATGAACCTATGGAGAGAAGATGAAGACATTAAGCAGTTCGTATTTGGCAAACGATTGGCTAAAATTGCGACAGACTTAATGGGGGTAAGTGGTGTACGTCTTTATCATGATCAAGCCTTGTTCAAGGAACCCGGAGGCGGCATCACCCCGTGGCATGCCGACCAGTATTATTGGCCCCTTGCCAATGAGCATACGGTCACCGTTTGGATTCCGTTACAAGCTACACCATTAGAGATGGGCCCCTTGGAGTTTAGTTCCAAAAGCCATCAATTAAGGGAAGGCCGTGACTTGAAAATCAGTGATGATAGTGAAATGGTGATAGATGAAATCCTGGCTAATGCCCATTTCGAACACATTATCGAAGCATTTGATTTAGGTGAGGTGAGCTTCCATGCTGGCTGGTTGTACCATCGTGCAGGTGCCAATAAATCCGACCAAATGCGACAAGTCATGACCATTATTTACATGGATCAAGATATTCGCCTCAAGGCGCCTTCAAACGAAAACCAACAAGCTGACTGGGATACCTGGTGCCCTGGTGCCCAAATCGGCGAAATCGTAAATACGCCATTAAACCCAGTGCTCTATTCTAAGGAATAA
- a CDS encoding carboxypeptidase regulatory-like domain-containing protein yields MKIKFINQLRGCKNVVLAISAIFLLFTAPAYAQVTTSSMVGRIIDENNEALIGATVQAIHLPSGTRYGTATNEDGRFTIPAMRIGGPYEVIVSYTGFQEQKRSDLFLSLGTAATYNVTMSEQAIDLTGVEIIAYRNDVFSSDRTGAATNITSQQLNTLPTTNRNFLDFTRLTPQASGNSFGGQDGRLNNITIDGSLLNNSFGLSGEPGGRTGIAPISLDAIEEVQVNIAPYDVRQSGFVGAGINAVTRSGSNELSGSVFYNFRNQNFTGIKAGATEFNRDQNQFDIKQYGFRLGGPIVKNKLFFFASVELERRASPYLDQANKGNDPVEGNTTRVLESDLNAVSAFLKDKFNYETGAYQGYDLATVGDKYLAKLDWNINDNNKFSFRFTRLDSEADQLISNSSSLGFGSRRTNGRAMSFQNSNYIIFDKITSFIGELNSVIGSKMSNNLIAGYTFQNENRGVKGSGEIFPLIEIQKDAQTYISTGFEPFTPSNQLEYTTYQLQDNLSIYLNKHTVTAGLSLERLEFRNVFFPGSQGVFVYNSLEDFYADLNGAVDNPSRTESPVELRRFQYRYSALPGGAEPVQPTEVTYAGLYLQDEFAASDKLNLTAGIRMDIPFFGDTGFENQEVLKQTYRDADGNALNVSTAKLPDPKPLWSPRLGFNYDVLGDKSFQIRGGTGVFTGRPAFVWISNQVGNNGVLTGFEQIDRTNTRPFTTDPGKFIANAAAPSSYNIDITDENYKFPQVWRTNIAIDKKLPWGLIGTVEFIYNKDVNGVSYQNINLESASGTFPGPDNRPRYPGSGLSGSNLNNAIRINDNVTGAIYLTNQNIGSAYTFTTSLEKNFAKGFFAKAAYNYGQAKNLVDAGSIAGGSYNSITSVRGNNYPDLAYSSNDQRHRLFVTATYKVDYLDFGSTQIGIFLNGATQGRFSYVYNQDMNGDGINGNDLMFVPTNASQLTFLPITSGGNTLFTPEQQAAALDAYINQDDYLSTRRGQYAERNGGLLPWLWRADFSIAQEFFVTTGGKRNALQLRLDVINFTNLLNKEWGIADRLINTRPLTFAGLTADGVPQYRMVTTGSGASAKLLDETFQKSALFGSDTYSMQISLRYTFN; encoded by the coding sequence ATGAAAATTAAATTTATCAATCAATTAAGGGGATGTAAAAACGTTGTCCTAGCCATTTCAGCGATTTTCCTCCTTTTTACCGCTCCGGCTTATGCTCAGGTGACTACCTCGTCTATGGTCGGAAGAATTATTGATGAAAATAACGAAGCACTAATCGGTGCGACCGTACAGGCAATTCACTTGCCATCAGGTACGCGTTATGGTACAGCCACTAATGAAGATGGCCGATTTACCATCCCTGCTATGCGGATTGGCGGCCCTTACGAAGTAATCGTTAGCTACACAGGCTTTCAGGAGCAAAAAAGAAGCGATCTCTTTTTAAGCCTTGGTACTGCAGCTACTTATAATGTTACCATGTCTGAGCAAGCTATCGACCTAACTGGGGTTGAAATTATTGCTTATCGCAATGACGTATTCAGTTCAGACCGGACTGGTGCAGCGACGAACATTACTTCTCAACAATTGAATACGCTGCCTACTACCAATCGTAACTTCTTGGATTTTACCCGTTTGACACCTCAGGCAAGTGGTAACTCCTTCGGTGGTCAAGATGGCCGTTTGAACAACATTACGATTGACGGTTCTTTGTTGAACAACAGTTTTGGTTTGTCTGGAGAACCTGGTGGCCGTACAGGAATTGCGCCCATCAGCTTGGATGCGATAGAGGAAGTACAGGTAAACATAGCACCTTATGACGTCCGACAGTCAGGATTTGTCGGTGCTGGTATTAATGCTGTTACCCGTTCGGGTAGCAATGAATTATCTGGGTCTGTTTTTTATAATTTCCGAAACCAGAATTTCACAGGTATTAAAGCTGGTGCGACAGAATTCAACCGAGATCAAAATCAATTTGATATTAAACAATACGGTTTCCGTTTAGGTGGGCCCATTGTCAAAAACAAATTATTCTTTTTTGCCAGTGTTGAGTTGGAGCGTAGAGCCAGCCCTTATTTAGACCAAGCGAACAAAGGTAATGACCCAGTAGAAGGAAATACAACCCGGGTGTTGGAGTCTGATTTGAATGCCGTCTCTGCTTTCCTCAAAGACAAGTTCAATTACGAAACAGGTGCCTACCAGGGTTATGACCTGGCTACGGTCGGAGATAAATACTTGGCCAAGTTGGACTGGAACATCAATGACAACAACAAGTTCAGTTTCCGATTTACCCGTCTTGATTCAGAGGCTGACCAGCTCATCAGTAATAGTAGCTCTCTGGGTTTTGGTAGTAGAAGGACTAATGGACGTGCCATGAGTTTCCAAAACTCCAACTACATCATTTTTGATAAGATTACCTCTTTTATCGGGGAGCTAAACTCTGTGATTGGCAGTAAAATGAGCAATAACCTAATTGCTGGTTATACCTTCCAAAATGAAAACCGTGGAGTAAAAGGAAGTGGCGAAATTTTCCCACTCATTGAAATCCAGAAAGATGCACAAACTTACATTTCTACTGGTTTCGAACCTTTCACTCCTAGCAACCAATTGGAATATACGACTTACCAATTGCAAGACAACCTCTCTATCTATTTGAACAAGCATACGGTTACTGCTGGTTTAAGTTTGGAAAGACTGGAATTCCGCAACGTCTTCTTCCCTGGTTCACAAGGGGTATTTGTCTATAATAGTTTAGAGGACTTCTACGCAGATTTAAATGGCGCAGTAGACAATCCTAGCCGTACAGAATCACCGGTCGAACTTCGTCGTTTCCAATATCGTTATTCTGCGTTGCCAGGTGGTGCAGAACCTGTGCAGCCAACAGAAGTAACCTATGCCGGTTTATACCTACAGGATGAGTTTGCAGCAAGTGATAAATTAAATCTAACAGCAGGTATCCGTATGGATATCCCATTTTTCGGGGATACCGGTTTTGAAAACCAGGAAGTACTAAAGCAAACTTACCGTGATGCTGATGGAAACGCATTAAATGTGAGTACAGCTAAATTGCCAGATCCTAAACCGCTGTGGTCTCCACGCCTTGGCTTTAACTACGATGTATTGGGTGATAAATCCTTCCAAATACGTGGTGGAACGGGTGTGTTTACTGGCCGTCCTGCCTTTGTATGGATTTCAAACCAGGTAGGTAACAATGGCGTTTTGACTGGATTTGAGCAAATTGACCGTACGAATACACGTCCTTTCACGACTGATCCTGGTAAATTTATTGCCAACGCAGCGGCTCCTTCTTCTTACAATATTGATATCACAGATGAGAATTATAAATTCCCACAAGTCTGGAGAACCAATATCGCTATTGATAAAAAACTACCTTGGGGATTGATCGGAACGGTAGAGTTCATTTACAATAAAGATGTTAATGGGGTAAGTTATCAAAACATTAACCTGGAGTCGGCTTCAGGAACTTTCCCTGGTCCTGACAATCGCCCTCGTTATCCTGGCTCAGGCCTGTCAGGTTCAAATTTGAATAATGCTATTCGAATCAACGATAACGTTACTGGTGCGATTTACCTTACTAATCAAAATATTGGAAGTGCTTATACTTTTACCACCTCTTTGGAGAAAAATTTCGCAAAAGGATTTTTTGCCAAGGCGGCTTACAACTATGGCCAAGCTAAAAACCTAGTTGATGCTGGTTCTATCGCAGGCGGTTCTTATAACTCTATCACTAGTGTAAGAGGTAACAATTATCCAGATCTTGCTTATTCTAGTAACGACCAGCGTCACCGTTTATTCGTTACTGCTACCTATAAAGTGGACTACCTCGATTTTGGATCTACACAGATTGGTATTTTCCTCAATGGTGCGACCCAAGGCCGCTTTTCTTATGTGTACAACCAGGATATGAATGGTGATGGCATCAATGGTAATGACCTAATGTTTGTTCCTACCAATGCTAGCCAATTGACCTTCCTTCCTATCACTAGTGGTGGAAATACCTTATTTACACCAGAACAGCAAGCTGCAGCGCTTGATGCATACATCAACCAGGATGATTACTTAAGTACACGCCGTGGTCAGTATGCAGAGCGTAACGGAGGACTTTTACCTTGGTTGTGGAGAGCAGATTTCTCTATTGCCCAAGAGTTTTTTGTCACTACTGGTGGAAAACGCAATGCCCTTCAGTTGAGACTGGATGTTATTAACTTTACGAATTTGTTGAACAAAGAGTGGGGTATAGCTGATCGTTTGATCAATACTCGACCATTAACATTCGCAGGCTTAACAGCAGACGGTGTGCCTCAATACAGAATGGTCACTACAGGGTCTGGTGCAAGTGCTAAATTGCTGGATGAAACTTTCCAGAAATCAGCACTTTTTGGATCTGATACTTACAGCATGCAAATTAGCTTGCGCTATACTTTTAACTAA
- a CDS encoding glycoside hydrolase family 13 protein — MKPIQTRITLLYLFFCVTVSGFSQHQIERVEPPFWWTGMKNPSLQLMIYGKNISNLNPKIQYKGVDIERVIKVKNPNYLFIDLTLDPKVQAGTCNIVLLDGETVAASYAYELLVREKDSAAREGFNNSDVMYLITPDRFVNADPENDNVVGMNEKINRQFKGGRHGGDILGMEKSLDYIAELGCTAIWLNPVLENNQDEYSYHGYSTTDFYKVDPRYGSNEAYRQLSKKAKAKGVKLIMDMIVNHCGSGHWWMNDLPTDDWLNSTKGYVQTNHKKSVIQDPYVAQIDHQIFVDGWFVKTMPDLNQRNPLLATYLTQNSIWWIEYADLAGIRMDTYPYPDMHYMAEWTASVMHEYPNFNIVGEEWNGNPAIVSYWQKGKKNPNGYTSELKSLMDFPIQESLVKALGNGNWGNLYEMLANDFLYANPYNLVVFPDNHDMNRFYASVGEDFELFKLGLTFILTTRGIPQIYYGTEVLMTNPGKGDHGLIRGDFPGGWTGDKVNAFTGEGLSEKQQEAKAFISRLLKWRKQATAIHYGKLIHYAPEKDTYVYFRFDEKQKVMVILNKSNATVDLDLNRFSEVLTGPSAGKDILTGKVHQLNTSLSVPGKTPMIIELD, encoded by the coding sequence ATGAAACCTATTCAAACCCGTATAACCCTGCTATACCTGTTTTTTTGCGTCACAGTTAGTGGCTTTTCTCAGCACCAAATAGAAAGAGTAGAGCCTCCATTTTGGTGGACAGGAATGAAGAATCCTAGCCTTCAGCTGATGATTTATGGCAAAAACATTTCTAATTTAAACCCTAAAATTCAATACAAAGGAGTTGATATTGAACGGGTAATTAAGGTCAAAAACCCCAATTATCTATTCATCGACTTGACATTAGACCCCAAGGTCCAAGCCGGAACTTGCAATATTGTATTGTTAGATGGGGAAACCGTGGCAGCTTCTTATGCTTATGAATTATTGGTTCGTGAAAAAGATTCAGCGGCAAGAGAAGGCTTTAATAATTCGGACGTCATGTACCTCATTACGCCAGATCGGTTCGTAAATGCAGATCCCGAAAACGATAATGTGGTAGGGATGAATGAAAAAATTAATCGTCAATTTAAAGGTGGGCGGCACGGCGGAGATATCTTGGGGATGGAGAAAAGCCTGGACTATATTGCGGAACTTGGGTGCACCGCTATTTGGTTGAATCCCGTTCTAGAGAATAATCAAGACGAATACTCCTATCATGGCTATTCCACTACTGATTTTTACAAAGTGGATCCGCGCTATGGATCCAATGAAGCTTACCGACAATTAAGTAAAAAGGCTAAAGCTAAAGGGGTTAAATTAATCATGGATATGATCGTGAACCATTGTGGATCAGGACATTGGTGGATGAATGACCTGCCAACAGACGATTGGCTCAATTCGACTAAAGGATACGTACAGACCAATCACAAAAAATCTGTTATCCAAGATCCCTATGTGGCCCAAATTGATCACCAAATTTTTGTCGATGGCTGGTTTGTAAAAACAATGCCAGATCTCAATCAACGCAATCCGCTATTGGCGACCTATCTGACGCAAAATAGCATCTGGTGGATTGAATATGCTGATTTAGCAGGTATTCGAATGGATACTTATCCCTATCCTGATATGCATTATATGGCCGAATGGACAGCCAGTGTTATGCACGAATATCCCAACTTTAATATTGTTGGCGAAGAATGGAATGGCAATCCTGCCATTGTTTCCTATTGGCAAAAGGGGAAGAAAAATCCAAATGGCTATACCTCCGAATTGAAAAGCCTAATGGATTTCCCGATCCAGGAAAGCCTGGTTAAGGCCTTGGGTAATGGAAACTGGGGTAATTTATATGAAATGCTGGCCAATGACTTTTTGTATGCAAATCCCTATAATTTGGTCGTTTTCCCCGATAACCATGATATGAATCGCTTTTATGCTTCAGTTGGGGAAGACTTTGAGCTTTTCAAATTGGGGCTGACATTTATCCTAACTACGCGAGGTATTCCGCAGATCTATTATGGAACGGAGGTGCTTATGACCAATCCGGGTAAAGGTGATCATGGCCTGATCAGAGGTGATTTTCCTGGCGGCTGGACTGGCGATAAAGTGAATGCCTTTACGGGTGAGGGCTTGAGTGAAAAACAGCAAGAAGCGAAAGCATTTATTAGCAGGCTTCTAAAATGGAGAAAGCAGGCCACTGCTATACATTATGGTAAATTAATCCATTACGCCCCTGAAAAGGATACTTATGTGTATTTTAGATTTGATGAGAAACAAAAGGTAATGGTCATTCTAAACAAAAGCAACGCCACGGTAGACTTGGATTTAAATCGTTTTTCCGAAGTTTTAACCGGACCATCTGCTGGAAAAGATATTCTCACGGGAAAAGTTCATCAATTAAACACTAGCCTAAGTGTACCCGGTAAAACACCGATGATTATTGAATTGGATTAA
- a CDS encoding DUF481 domain-containing protein: MKRKIILLLLLLVSTVKAFTQIVNIEDKRFKKDTVGTFGQINLGLNLVRNTSSILSFNTELRVDVIEEDRTWLALGNYNLIKTGDESLVNAGFAHLRFGKALSKYIKWEAFAQSQFDERLKMTFRGLLGTGPRFGLLKGKQQLFLGTLYMFEYNQINKGERYFRDHRLSISLSAQISLTPTFTIANTSYYQPILSTFGEARLTSGTSVNLKITDRLSFSAAFNISYDGKIGDVDGVPNTVHRLINSIRWVF, encoded by the coding sequence ATGAAAAGAAAAATAATTTTACTGCTATTGTTGTTGGTATCGACTGTCAAAGCATTTACCCAGATTGTAAACATTGAAGACAAAAGATTCAAAAAGGATACCGTAGGCACCTTCGGCCAGATTAATTTGGGGCTCAATTTAGTAAGGAATACCAGCTCCATACTTAGTTTTAATACAGAGCTGCGGGTAGATGTCATTGAGGAAGACCGCACTTGGCTAGCACTCGGAAATTATAACCTTATTAAAACGGGAGATGAAAGCCTTGTGAATGCAGGCTTCGCTCACTTAAGGTTTGGCAAGGCACTTTCAAAATATATTAAATGGGAAGCATTTGCACAAAGTCAGTTTGATGAACGCCTTAAAATGACTTTTCGAGGGCTGCTGGGGACTGGCCCTAGGTTTGGGCTACTTAAAGGAAAACAGCAGCTTTTTCTCGGTACCTTATATATGTTCGAATATAATCAAATTAACAAGGGTGAACGTTATTTTCGAGATCATCGACTCAGTATTTCGCTTTCTGCTCAGATATCACTAACTCCAACCTTCACCATCGCCAATACGTCGTATTACCAACCCATCTTAAGCACTTTTGGGGAGGCCCGGTTAACATCTGGAACGTCTGTTAACCTCAAAATAACAGATCGGCTTTCTTTTTCAGCCGCTTTTAATATTTCTTATGATGGGAAAATTGGAGATGTTGATGGGGTTCCCAATACAGTTCATCGATTGATCAACAGCATTCGCTGGGTATTTTAA
- a CDS encoding DUF4403 family protein has protein sequence MHKVAIWCSMLAILFVLIGTSCKTTKPTRPMEQYDEDPFKEQVSILNIPIKLGLVELEKMLNKQFEGMVYEDDDLKDGDDMMVKAEKKGEITLQIDSNFIQYKVPLKIWIKYDAGFTTLQGEGAISVEMKTLFDIAQDWALNTQTEIIGHEWIEQPKLKMGVVSLPVGTIANILLNNFKSTITQTIDEQIKENFKLNEVIADAWKNAFEPVLVAPDFNTWLVINPETIGMTPIQTTDGMLSTTIVIQSRPRLKIGTKPGLANKTLTNLPPFHYARETKDDFEIQIGAEIGYDEAERLVKDNMVGERFDYGNKYIVVEDIELYGQGNKLVVNTRLSGTYEGSIYLTGEPTYNAKQNTIDIKSLKYTVESRNFLLRSAAWLLKGKFKSALEENLNFYLDYNLTEIKEQIQEQLKGYEVTDNVRLKGDLNELNLSNAYLSADAIQVSLKLAGKVEIEMKELQQIEK, from the coding sequence ATGCATAAAGTTGCTATCTGGTGCAGCATGTTGGCTATTTTATTTGTTTTAATAGGGACCTCCTGTAAAACGACTAAACCTACTCGACCTATGGAGCAATACGATGAAGATCCCTTCAAGGAGCAAGTATCCATTTTGAATATTCCAATTAAATTAGGCCTGGTGGAATTGGAGAAAATGCTCAATAAACAATTTGAAGGGATGGTTTATGAGGATGATGACCTGAAAGATGGAGATGACATGATGGTCAAAGCCGAAAAGAAAGGCGAAATCACTTTGCAAATTGATAGTAATTTTATTCAATACAAGGTGCCCCTGAAAATTTGGATTAAATATGATGCTGGATTTACGACGCTGCAAGGAGAAGGAGCCATTTCGGTGGAAATGAAAACCCTATTTGACATTGCCCAGGACTGGGCTCTTAACACGCAAACCGAGATCATTGGCCATGAATGGATAGAGCAGCCCAAACTGAAAATGGGCGTGGTGAGTTTGCCGGTGGGCACGATTGCCAATATTTTGCTCAATAATTTCAAATCTACGATTACACAAACCATCGATGAGCAGATAAAGGAAAACTTTAAGTTGAACGAAGTCATTGCCGACGCCTGGAAAAATGCATTTGAGCCAGTACTGGTTGCACCTGATTTCAACACCTGGCTCGTGATAAATCCTGAAACCATTGGGATGACGCCCATCCAAACCACCGATGGAATGCTTTCGACCACTATCGTTATCCAATCCAGACCAAGGTTGAAAATTGGGACCAAGCCGGGCCTTGCCAATAAAACCCTTACCAATTTGCCTCCTTTTCACTACGCGAGGGAAACCAAGGATGATTTTGAAATACAAATTGGTGCAGAAATCGGTTATGATGAAGCCGAGCGATTGGTCAAAGACAATATGGTAGGGGAGCGATTTGATTATGGGAATAAGTATATTGTAGTGGAGGACATCGAACTCTATGGTCAAGGAAATAAGCTCGTCGTCAACACCCGACTTTCTGGAACCTATGAGGGTAGCATATATTTGACCGGAGAACCAACGTATAATGCTAAACAAAACACCATCGATATTAAATCCCTAAAATACACCGTAGAATCACGTAATTTCCTTCTCCGGTCGGCTGCATGGCTACTCAAAGGGAAATTTAAAAGTGCATTGGAGGAAAACCTCAATTTTTACTTGGATTACAACCTTACTGAGATAAAAGAGCAAATCCAGGAACAACTAAAAGGCTACGAGGTAACCGACAATGTAAGACTTAAAGGAGATTTAAATGAATTGAACCTTTCTAATGCCTACCTTTCCGCTGATGCGATCCAGGTGTCCTTGAAATTGGCAGGAAAAGTAGAAATAGAAATGAAAGAATTGCAGCAGATAGAAAAATAA
- a CDS encoding Rossmann-like and DUF2520 domain-containing protein codes for MSKQEINIVIIGAGNVATHLGKALVQGNNKIIQVYNRTLEKAHLLGELLSCPFTDQVSLIDATADLYLVAVSDRAIAEVATQIAFLNQHEKLVVHTSGSTPSKVLEGQFQRFGVFYPLQSFSLDQAVDFLKIPICLYASKKEDKILLQKLALSISHQVYEMDDEQRNALHVAAVFVNNFSNHLYYLMDELLREEGLPFSLLHPLIEATAQKLKTHSPAQAQTGPALRGDLPTIERHLAFLSQKEPALLSELYIMMTESIHPALLKEKNK; via the coding sequence TTGTCTAAACAAGAGATAAATATTGTAATCATTGGTGCCGGAAACGTGGCTACGCACTTGGGGAAAGCCCTTGTGCAAGGAAACAATAAAATTATTCAGGTATATAATCGGACGCTAGAAAAAGCCCACCTACTTGGTGAGTTGCTTTCTTGCCCCTTTACGGATCAAGTATCGCTTATTGATGCTACGGCAGACCTGTACCTTGTTGCCGTCAGTGATCGTGCCATAGCGGAAGTGGCGACTCAAATAGCTTTTTTGAATCAACACGAAAAATTGGTCGTTCATACCTCAGGGAGCACACCATCAAAGGTATTAGAAGGGCAATTTCAACGTTTTGGTGTTTTTTACCCTTTGCAATCCTTTTCGCTGGATCAAGCAGTTGATTTTCTAAAGATTCCCATTTGCCTTTATGCCTCAAAAAAAGAGGATAAAATATTACTTCAAAAACTGGCCCTGTCAATCAGCCATCAGGTTTATGAAATGGATGATGAACAACGAAATGCGCTACATGTCGCTGCTGTATTTGTTAATAATTTCAGTAATCATCTCTATTATTTAATGGATGAGTTACTCCGAGAGGAAGGTCTCCCTTTTTCTTTATTACATCCATTGATAGAAGCTACTGCTCAAAAATTGAAGACCCATTCCCCGGCCCAAGCCCAAACAGGACCGGCCTTGCGCGGCGATTTGCCAACTATCGAGCGGCATTTAGCTTTTCTCAGTCAAAAAGAACCAGCATTATTATCCGAATTATATATCATGATGACTGAAAGCATCCATCCGGCATTACTCAAAGAAAAAAACAAATAA